The Flammeovirgaceae bacterium genome contains a region encoding:
- a CDS encoding helix-turn-helix transcriptional regulator has product MKQPELGKIIRFHRKKSGLSQADFARMIGVGKTVIYDLEKGKETIQLNTLNKVLIGLNISVQLNSQLMDEYRNASR; this is encoded by the coding sequence ATAAAACAGCCGGAATTAGGGAAGATAATTCGTTTTCATCGAAAGAAATCAGGGCTCTCTCAGGCTGACTTCGCCCGGATGATTGGTGTTGGAAAAACGGTGATATACGATTTGGAGAAAGGGAAAGAAACGATTCAGCTGAACACCCTGAATAAAGTTCTGATAGGATTAAATATTTCCGTGCAGTTAAACAGTCAATTGATGGATGAGTACAGGAATGCGAGCCGTTAA
- a CDS encoding gliding motility-associated C-terminal domain-containing protein, whose product MKSLLIAFFCCVILNPVAAQKQAAIWYFGENAGLDFRQGSPRLLPNGALKTEEGTATISDAQGNLLLYTDGVTVYNQFHEVMTNGTNLWGHFSTTQTLVVQRPNDNSIYYIFTASPSFDTWFGPGSDSVGFHYSVVNKALRGGAGEVVQKNILLHRNTTEKMAAVFHTNGTDIWVLTHEWNSNRFLAYLITETGINTSPVASIKGSILQKKNGTNANAAGQLKILPDGTKVVNATPDFPAGGIIELFEFDSSSGMVTNLIDRINLGLQVLTHYGTEFSPDSRFVYFTVSYTFCGVNDPDQPSTVWQYSFENKTLKQVGHYIGKLGAMQLGPDGKIYVASCNDIAGESGSIAVINYPNRHGNSCNFQSKAISTTGRSRSGLPNFIASYFRFEDPVIDMPNIFTPNGDVYNPVFKPIVFDHMVDADLTIFNRWGQQVYYTREVKSGWDGDNASEGVYYWLLRYEGKNGKKGTAKGWVHLLR is encoded by the coding sequence ATGAAATCATTGCTGATTGCCTTTTTTTGTTGTGTAATACTTAACCCGGTTGCAGCTCAAAAACAAGCCGCCATATGGTACTTTGGCGAAAACGCAGGCCTTGATTTTCGCCAAGGATCGCCCAGACTATTACCCAACGGTGCCCTTAAAACAGAAGAAGGTACAGCAACAATTAGTGACGCCCAAGGTAATTTGCTTTTATATACAGATGGTGTTACCGTTTACAATCAATTTCATGAAGTAATGACTAACGGCACAAATTTGTGGGGACACTTTTCAACCACACAAACACTAGTAGTTCAAAGGCCTAATGACAACTCCATTTACTATATATTTACCGCTTCTCCCTCTTTTGATACTTGGTTTGGGCCGGGTTCTGATTCGGTCGGGTTTCATTATTCGGTGGTTAACAAAGCCCTGAGAGGTGGAGCGGGCGAAGTCGTTCAAAAAAACATTTTGTTGCACAGAAACACTACTGAAAAAATGGCGGCCGTGTTTCACACCAACGGTACTGACATCTGGGTACTCACTCACGAATGGAACAGCAACCGCTTCTTGGCATACCTCATTACTGAAACCGGGATTAATACCAGCCCAGTTGCAAGCATCAAAGGGTCTATTCTTCAAAAGAAGAATGGTACCAATGCTAATGCAGCAGGCCAGTTAAAAATTTTGCCCGATGGAACCAAGGTTGTGAATGCAACCCCTGATTTTCCTGCAGGTGGTATTATTGAATTGTTTGAATTTGATTCCTCATCGGGCATGGTAACCAATTTGATAGACCGAATTAATCTGGGCCTACAGGTTTTGACTCACTACGGAACTGAATTCTCACCTGATTCCAGGTTTGTTTATTTTACTGTTTCATATACTTTCTGCGGAGTGAACGATCCCGATCAACCAAGCACTGTCTGGCAATACTCATTTGAAAATAAAACCCTCAAACAAGTCGGACACTATATTGGAAAGCTCGGAGCAATGCAACTTGGGCCGGATGGCAAGATCTATGTAGCCAGTTGTAATGATATTGCCGGTGAATCGGGCTCCATTGCTGTTATTAATTACCCGAACCGCCACGGAAATTCTTGTAACTTTCAATCAAAAGCGATTTCTACTACAGGAAGAAGTCGATCAGGCCTGCCCAACTTTATTGCGTCTTACTTTCGTTTTGAAGATCCCGTTATCGATATGCCCAATATTTTTACCCCCAATGGAGATGTTTATAACCCCGTGTTTAAACCAATTGTGTTTGACCACATGGTGGATGCCGATTTAACGATTTTTAACCGGTGGGGTCAGCAAGTATATTACACTCGCGAGGTAAAGTCCGGTTGGGATGGGGACAATGCATCGGAAGGGGTCTATTATTGGCTACTGCGTTACGAAGGCAAAAACGGCAAAAAAGGTACAGCCAAAGGCTGGGTACATTTGCTTCGATGA
- the rnr gene encoding ribonuclease R: MSKRNKNKSKANPYEAKFREAILAFLNQHPGRAYSVKQIAKKIGLKKRDDIKAATFTIYDLEEKELIKQLSNGTYTSVTKEETLTGIVDHVSSRFAYVAIGEGRPDVYVRTADLKSAVDGDTVKLVIFPSRHGQHPEGKVVEVVKRNRTRFVGKVELSKNYAFVVPDFRKIHQDFYVYPEDINGAKTNDKVIVEVIDWAEGDRNPVGRIVEILGKAGENEAEIHSIMAEFGLPFRFPPQIEKEAKKIDEGITPAEIKKRWDFRQVTTFTIDPEDAKDFDDALSFEVLPNDNYRVGVHIADVTHYVSEQSNLEKEALDRATSVYLVDRTIPMLPERLSNELCSLRPKEDKLTFAAVFELDKHAQILKEWFGRTVIHSDHRFTYEEAQQVLESGTGLFAEELKTLNELAHKLRKDRFAKGAVNFETTEVKFKLDEKGRPLAVVPKVRKDAHKLIEEFMLLANKRVATFVYNQRKGTDKNTFVYRIHDYPDPEKVKDFALFARQFGHRISVDEKSISRSLNKLMDEIEGKPEQNVLQQIAVRAMAKAKYSTDPKGHFGLAFDHYTHFTSPIRRYPDMMVHRLLQHYLDEGKPVNKKDYEEKCVHSSEREKRAADAERASIKYKQVEFMATMAADTVYDGLISGVTEWGIYVEIIETKCEGMIRMADLDDDYYEYDEKNYCIIGRRNRKIYTLGDQVRVKVKKTDIDRRLIDLVLAKDNTKSELLKKKPAKGERFKGV, encoded by the coding sequence ATGAGCAAACGCAATAAAAACAAATCGAAAGCAAATCCGTACGAGGCCAAATTCAGGGAGGCTATCCTTGCATTTTTAAATCAGCACCCCGGCCGCGCCTACAGCGTCAAACAAATCGCCAAAAAAATCGGCCTGAAAAAACGTGATGACATTAAGGCGGCCACATTTACCATTTACGACCTCGAAGAGAAAGAGCTTATCAAGCAACTGAGCAACGGCACTTACACCAGCGTAACCAAGGAAGAAACGCTTACCGGCATTGTTGACCATGTTAGCTCACGCTTTGCCTATGTGGCCATTGGCGAAGGCCGGCCCGATGTGTACGTGCGCACGGCTGATCTGAAATCGGCTGTAGATGGCGATACCGTAAAACTGGTGATCTTTCCCTCGCGGCACGGCCAGCACCCCGAAGGCAAGGTGGTGGAGGTTGTTAAACGCAACCGCACACGCTTTGTGGGCAAAGTTGAACTTTCGAAAAACTACGCTTTCGTGGTTCCCGACTTCCGGAAAATACACCAGGATTTTTACGTGTACCCAGAAGACATTAATGGCGCCAAAACCAACGACAAAGTAATTGTTGAGGTGATCGACTGGGCCGAAGGCGACCGCAACCCGGTAGGCCGCATTGTTGAAATTCTGGGTAAAGCCGGTGAAAACGAAGCCGAGATTCACTCCATCATGGCTGAGTTCGGGCTGCCCTTCCGCTTCCCTCCGCAGATAGAAAAGGAAGCTAAAAAAATAGACGAAGGCATTACACCGGCCGAAATTAAAAAGCGGTGGGATTTCCGCCAGGTTACCACCTTTACCATTGACCCGGAAGACGCCAAAGATTTTGACGATGCCCTTTCGTTTGAAGTATTGCCCAACGACAATTACCGGGTGGGCGTTCACATTGCCGATGTTACGCACTATGTAAGCGAACAGTCAAACCTGGAAAAAGAAGCGCTTGACCGCGCCACCTCGGTGTACCTGGTGGACCGCACCATCCCCATGTTGCCTGAAAGGCTGTCGAACGAATTGTGCTCGCTGCGACCCAAAGAAGACAAACTTACCTTTGCAGCCGTTTTTGAACTGGATAAACACGCACAAATACTAAAGGAGTGGTTCGGCCGTACCGTTATTCATTCTGACCACCGGTTTACATATGAAGAAGCCCAGCAGGTACTGGAAAGTGGCACGGGCTTGTTTGCCGAAGAATTGAAAACACTGAATGAACTCGCACACAAGCTGCGCAAAGATCGCTTTGCCAAAGGCGCGGTTAACTTCGAAACCACCGAGGTAAAATTCAAACTCGATGAGAAAGGCCGGCCGCTGGCTGTTGTGCCCAAGGTGCGTAAAGATGCCCACAAACTTATTGAAGAATTTATGCTGCTGGCCAACAAGCGGGTGGCTACGTTTGTTTACAACCAGCGAAAGGGCACCGATAAAAATACGTTTGTGTACCGCATCCACGATTACCCCGACCCGGAAAAGGTAAAAGACTTTGCCCTGTTTGCGCGGCAATTCGGCCACCGCATAAGCGTTGATGAAAAATCCATTTCGCGCTCGCTCAATAAACTGATGGATGAGATTGAAGGCAAACCCGAACAAAACGTGCTTCAGCAGATTGCCGTGCGGGCCATGGCCAAGGCAAAATACTCCACCGACCCGAAAGGTCATTTCGGGCTGGCTTTCGATCACTACACACACTTTACCTCACCCATCCGCAGGTACCCCGACATGATGGTGCACCGCCTGCTGCAGCACTACCTGGATGAAGGAAAACCGGTGAATAAAAAAGACTATGAAGAAAAATGCGTGCACTCATCGGAGCGGGAAAAACGGGCAGCCGATGCCGAGCGGGCGTCCATCAAATACAAACAGGTTGAATTCATGGCAACGATGGCCGCGGATACGGTGTACGATGGCCTGATATCCGGAGTAACCGAGTGGGGCATTTACGTGGAAATTATTGAAACCAAGTGCGAGGGCATGATTCGCATGGCCGACCTGGACGATGATTACTATGAATACGATGAAAAGAACTACTGCATCATCGGAAGAAGGAACCGGAAAATTTACACCCTCGGTGACCAGGTGCGGGTGAAGGTAAAGAAAACCGATATCGACCGCAGGCTGATTGACCTGGTACTGGCAAAAGACAATACCAAATCAGAACTACTCAAAAAAAAACCTGCCAAAGGAGAACGATTTAAGGGGGTGTAA
- a CDS encoding HipA domain-containing protein, with protein MNRCPITYVLCGDLKYSPEGLRMLSPRLTQLNDFPYTKEEQVREAIARASKISIQGVQPKLSAKLNVSKAVFEVVDVGGMFIIKPQQDYYPELPENEDLTMRLAAIAGIDTPLHGMVYCADGSRSYFIKRFDRLPRGKKVPVEDFAQLSGNTRETKYRASMEKVAGLIDQFCTFPIVEKLKLFRITLFSFLCGNEDMHLKNFSLIRRNGKIELSPAYDLVNSTIALPNATEELALPLAGKKSKIDLKLLADFYGKEKLALNNKIVEEELEKFRSVRKKWEDMITISFLSEPMKGKYQAVVDERFKRLFND; from the coding sequence ATGAATCGTTGTCCGATTACGTATGTTCTATGTGGTGATTTGAAATATTCGCCAGAAGGACTCCGGATGTTATCGCCCCGCCTCACTCAACTGAACGATTTTCCTTATACAAAAGAAGAGCAAGTTCGTGAAGCAATTGCGCGTGCATCGAAGATATCAATTCAGGGAGTGCAACCTAAACTGAGTGCAAAACTTAATGTTTCAAAGGCCGTATTTGAGGTGGTTGATGTTGGTGGCATGTTTATTATTAAACCGCAACAGGATTATTACCCGGAACTCCCTGAAAATGAAGATCTGACCATGCGCCTGGCGGCAATTGCAGGCATTGATACCCCTTTGCATGGAATGGTATATTGTGCGGATGGCTCACGCTCATATTTCATCAAACGCTTCGATCGGTTACCGAGAGGTAAAAAAGTGCCTGTTGAGGATTTTGCACAACTGAGCGGCAATACGCGCGAAACTAAGTACCGGGCTTCTATGGAAAAGGTCGCTGGGTTGATTGATCAATTTTGCACCTTTCCGATTGTGGAGAAATTGAAACTTTTCCGGATTACGTTGTTCAGTTTTTTGTGCGGCAACGAGGACATGCATTTAAAAAACTTTTCGCTAATCAGGCGCAATGGAAAAATTGAATTGTCACCAGCTTACGATTTGGTTAACTCCACCATCGCCTTGCCAAATGCAACAGAAGAATTGGCCTTGCCCCTTGCGGGCAAAAAAAGCAAAATTGACCTAAAGCTGCTGGCCGATTTTTATGGAAAAGAAAAACTTGCCTTGAACAATAAGATAGTTGAAGAGGAGTTGGAAAAATTTAGAAGTGTACGCAAAAAATGGGAGGACATGATTACCATCAGTTTTCTCTCAGAACCCATGAAAGGAAAATATCAGGCGGTTGTAGACGAACGCTTTAAGCGACTTTTTAATGATTAG
- a CDS encoding HipA N-terminal domain-containing protein, whose translation MRAVNVYINDQLAGRLQETDDHQYIFEYEPNYTGLPVSLTLPLSQRVFHFNSFPAFFDGLLPEGPQLEGLLKQRKLDRDDYLSQLTAVGNDMAGVVTVKESEP comes from the coding sequence ATGCGAGCCGTTAACGTCTATATAAACGATCAATTAGCCGGGCGTTTACAGGAGACGGACGACCATCAATATATTTTTGAATATGAACCAAATTATACCGGCCTGCCCGTTTCGTTAACCTTGCCGCTTTCGCAGCGCGTTTTTCACTTCAACTCATTTCCTGCATTTTTTGATGGGCTGCTACCTGAAGGCCCGCAACTGGAAGGCTTGCTGAAGCAACGTAAACTCGATCGCGATGATTATCTGTCGCAATTGACTGCTGTAGGCAACGATATGGCCGGGGTGGTAACGGTTAAAGAAAGTGAACCATGA
- a CDS encoding glycosyltransferase family 4 protein has protein sequence MTILILHQFFNTPQHGGSLRSYYLANALQDAGHKVVVITTHNQANELVEEAEGIEIHYLPVAYSNHYGFFKRIYSFIQFVLRIVNKAGQFKNADVCYAISAPLTTGLAAIWIKRRYTIPYYFEVGDLWPEAPIQVGIVRNYFLKRLLYRLEASIYKRAVIVVALSAAIKQNILQRFPMLTVQVIPNMADTEFFKHAHKNQELQKAFDVSGRFVIAYIGTLGLANGLHYMLDCAAATLQEKLPVSFLLCGDGAMREELRHSAKVRNLSNVRFIPHQNREGVNAIINVTDAVFVSYLPLPVLETGSPNKYFDGLAAGKLIVVNTGGWMKGEVEHEQCGIAVDPNDARDFVKKITPFVRDSGLLAAYQARARQLAETSYSRQILGRAFTGLFEKL, from the coding sequence GTGACAATCCTCATCCTGCACCAGTTTTTTAACACGCCCCAGCACGGAGGTTCGCTCCGATCGTATTACCTCGCCAACGCCCTGCAGGATGCCGGACATAAGGTAGTGGTAATTACCACGCACAACCAGGCCAATGAATTGGTTGAGGAGGCAGAAGGTATTGAAATCCATTACCTGCCGGTAGCGTACAGTAACCATTATGGTTTTTTCAAACGGATTTATTCGTTCATCCAGTTTGTTTTGCGCATCGTGAATAAAGCGGGGCAGTTTAAAAATGCCGATGTATGCTACGCCATATCCGCTCCGCTCACTACCGGCCTGGCGGCCATCTGGATTAAAAGGCGATACACCATTCCTTACTACTTTGAAGTGGGCGACCTGTGGCCCGAGGCGCCCATTCAGGTAGGCATTGTTCGCAATTATTTTCTGAAGCGTCTACTCTATCGCCTGGAAGCATCCATTTATAAACGGGCTGTTATCGTGGTGGCGCTTTCTGCTGCCATTAAACAAAATATTCTTCAGCGTTTCCCAATGCTAACGGTTCAGGTTATACCCAATATGGCCGACACAGAATTTTTTAAACACGCTCATAAAAATCAGGAACTGCAAAAAGCATTCGATGTTTCCGGCCGGTTTGTGATTGCGTATATCGGCACATTAGGACTGGCCAACGGATTGCACTATATGCTGGATTGCGCAGCGGCTACACTACAGGAAAAATTGCCTGTTTCATTTTTATTGTGTGGTGATGGCGCCATGCGCGAAGAACTGAGGCATTCAGCAAAAGTCCGTAACCTCAGTAATGTAAGGTTTATTCCTCACCAAAACCGCGAAGGCGTTAATGCAATAATAAACGTAACCGATGCTGTTTTTGTGAGTTACCTGCCGCTGCCGGTTTTGGAAACCGGCTCGCCAAACAAATACTTTGATGGACTTGCGGCTGGAAAATTAATTGTAGTGAATACCGGTGGCTGGATGAAGGGAGAAGTTGAACACGAACAATGCGGAATAGCGGTTGATCCGAACGATGCCCGGGATTTTGTAAAAAAAATCACTCCGTTTGTTCGTGATTCGGGATTGCTGGCTGCTTATCAGGCAAGAGCGCGCCAGTTGGCTGAAACTTCTTATTCAAGGCAAATACTTGGAAGAGCATTTACCGGATTGTTCGAGAAATTGTAA
- a CDS encoding polyprenyl synthetase family protein: MKNSTTAYRSLIESEIRRLKFGSRPASLYEPIRYIMGLGGKRLRPLLVLLAYSLFKRDVKNVVRFAVAVEAFHNFTLMHDDIMDNAPLRRGKATVHRKWNVNTAILSGDVMLVHVYNLFLSLPSKKLNKVLALFNQCAAEVCEGQQWDMEFETMQNVTEKQYLQMIRQKTAVLLGFSLELGGILAEATPANCKALRDFGTNIGLGFQLMDDLLDAYGDPEKFGKQPGGDIIANKKTYLMIKALQAANAEQRNELDNWLSVVNFNPSEKVDAVKTIWDQLLIRQETEKKISSYFRKGFRSLDKVRANKAAIETLRKFAEDLIARQH; this comes from the coding sequence ATGAAAAATTCTACAACCGCGTATCGCTCGTTAATAGAATCCGAAATCAGGCGGCTTAAATTCGGCAGCCGGCCCGCTTCGCTGTATGAGCCCATCCGCTACATCATGGGCCTTGGCGGCAAACGCTTACGCCCGCTGCTGGTGTTGCTGGCGTATAGTCTGTTTAAACGCGATGTTAAAAATGTTGTTCGCTTTGCCGTTGCTGTTGAAGCCTTTCACAACTTCACGCTGATGCACGATGATATTATGGACAACGCCCCCTTACGCAGGGGGAAAGCAACGGTACACAGAAAATGGAACGTAAACACCGCCATCCTTTCAGGCGATGTGATGCTGGTGCATGTGTACAATTTGTTTCTGAGCTTACCATCAAAAAAATTGAATAAGGTTTTAGCGCTTTTCAATCAATGTGCAGCCGAAGTGTGCGAGGGACAGCAGTGGGACATGGAATTTGAAACCATGCAAAACGTTACCGAAAAGCAGTACCTGCAGATGATCCGGCAAAAAACGGCAGTACTGCTTGGGTTCAGCCTTGAGCTGGGTGGCATACTGGCTGAAGCTACTCCGGCCAACTGCAAAGCCTTGCGCGATTTCGGCACCAACATCGGCCTCGGATTTCAGTTGATGGACGACTTGCTCGATGCTTATGGCGATCCGGAAAAATTCGGTAAACAACCGGGGGGCGATATTATTGCGAATAAGAAAACCTACCTGATGATCAAGGCCCTTCAGGCTGCTAACGCTGAACAGCGCAACGAACTCGACAACTGGCTTTCGGTAGTAAATTTTAATCCTTCCGAAAAAGTGGATGCGGTTAAAACCATCTGGGATCAACTTCTCATCCGGCAGGAGACCGAAAAAAAAATCAGTTCATACTTTCGCAAAGGATTCCGATCGCTTGATAAAGTAAGGGCAAATAAAGCCGCTATTGAAACTCTCCGAAAGTTTGCCGAAGACCTGATTGCCCGGCAACATTAA
- a CDS encoding sigma-70 family RNA polymerase sigma factor → MIENKCTDSELLSRYQQGNEEAFAMLLQRHKSRLYTAIYLIVKDRYVAEDLLQDTFIKAINTIREGRYNEEGKFLPWISRIAHNLAIDHFRKEKRYPEIVLEDGSRLMNSLQFAAESIEDKQVWQDNRSRLRTYIKELPVEQKQVLIMRHYLKMSFQEIAERTGVSINTALGRMRYALINLRKKMNINHNAYDKDLYPNRSDQVSVPRDYGGGGAPD, encoded by the coding sequence ATGATAGAGAACAAGTGCACCGACAGCGAGTTGCTGTCGCGCTATCAACAAGGTAACGAAGAGGCTTTCGCCATGCTGCTTCAACGCCACAAGTCGAGATTGTACACCGCCATTTACCTGATTGTAAAAGACCGGTATGTGGCCGAGGATTTATTGCAGGATACCTTCATTAAGGCGATCAACACCATCCGGGAAGGCCGCTATAATGAGGAAGGCAAATTTCTGCCGTGGATAAGCCGCATTGCGCATAACCTGGCCATCGACCATTTCCGTAAGGAGAAACGGTACCCCGAGATTGTTCTGGAGGATGGGAGCCGGTTGATGAACTCGCTGCAGTTTGCTGCCGAATCAATTGAAGATAAGCAGGTATGGCAGGACAACCGCAGCCGGTTGAGGACTTACATCAAAGAATTGCCCGTTGAGCAGAAGCAGGTGCTGATTATGCGCCATTACCTGAAGATGAGTTTTCAGGAAATAGCCGAACGTACCGGGGTGAGCATTAACACCGCGCTGGGCCGCATGCGCTACGCACTCATTAACCTGAGGAAAAAAATGAACATTAACCATAATGCCTATGACAAAGACCTTTACCCAAACCGATCTGATCAGGTTTCTGTACCACGAGATTACGGAGGAGGAGGAGCGCCAGATTAA
- the uvrA gene encoding excinuclease ABC subunit UvrA, which produces MPPKPVLSDSELDSLDPRDYIIIKRARVNNLKNLSVAIPRNKLVVITGLSGSGKSSLAFDTLFAEGQRMYVESLSAYARQFLGRMEKPDVDYIRGVSPAIAIEQKVNTRNPRSTVGTTTEVYDYLKLLFARIGKTYSPVSGKEVKRDSVTDVVNTINALAPGTRVMIAAPLPLKKGKKLKEELNLLLSKGFARVLIDGEPNFIEDLIKAPLSLGRGAGGEGNLHILIDRLAVNPNDDDTVYRLGDSVQTAFYEGHDECVIHVEGQNPLHFSDRFELDGIKFTEPSVNFFSFNNPYGACRTCEGFGKILGIDEDLVIPDKSLSVYEGAVAPWRSEAMSEWVKPLLKHGIKFNFPIHRPYNELTKKEQELLWTGNEYFDGINGFFRYVESKLHKIQYRVMLSRYRGRTTCPDCKGTRLRKDAQYVKIAGTSITDLVLMPVEDVAVFFDKLKLSDFEQKISDRILTEIKTRLDYLVKVGLGYLTLNRLSSTLSGGEYQRIKLATSLGSALVGSMYIMDEPSIGLHPRDTSRMVEVLKSLRNLGNTVIVVEHEEEIMRAADQLIDIGPDAGTHGGQLVFQGSLKELNGKVVSHTTNYLTGKDKIEVPARRRKWKDSISVVGARENNLKNLTVKFPLGVLTVVTGVSGSGKSTLVKKILYPALGRMNGSVAETPGKYDKLEGDITRVTQVEFVDQDPIGKSSRSNPISYVKAYDAIRQLYSEQPLSKQRGYKPAHFSFNVEGGRCETCEGEGEIKVEMQFMADIFLKCESCQGKRFKQEILEVDYNGKSIADVLDMTVEEALEFFKDKKSIHEKIQPLFDVGMGYVKLGQSSNTLSGGEAQRVKLASFLGKNSPDGQILFIFDEPTTGLHFHDIAKLLKAINALVDQGHTVLVIEHNLEVIKCADWIIDLGPEGGEKKGGHLLFAGTPEDMIKKAKGSYTAEFLRKKIGG; this is translated from the coding sequence GTGCCCCCGAAGCCTGTTTTATCCGATTCTGAACTTGATTCCCTCGATCCCAGGGATTACATCATCATCAAACGGGCACGCGTAAATAACCTGAAAAACCTGAGTGTTGCTATTCCACGAAACAAGCTGGTGGTTATTACCGGCTTATCGGGCTCCGGCAAATCTTCGCTGGCTTTTGATACGCTGTTTGCCGAAGGGCAACGGATGTACGTGGAAAGCCTCAGCGCCTACGCCCGCCAGTTTCTCGGCCGGATGGAAAAACCCGATGTGGATTACATCCGTGGCGTTTCGCCCGCCATTGCCATCGAACAAAAGGTAAATACCCGCAATCCGCGATCAACCGTAGGCACCACTACCGAGGTGTACGATTACCTGAAACTGCTCTTTGCCCGCATTGGCAAAACATATTCGCCCGTTAGCGGAAAAGAAGTGAAGCGCGATTCGGTTACTGATGTGGTGAACACCATTAACGCCCTGGCACCCGGAACGCGGGTGATGATTGCTGCACCGCTGCCGTTGAAGAAGGGCAAAAAACTAAAAGAAGAACTAAACCTGCTGTTGAGCAAAGGCTTTGCAAGGGTGTTGATTGATGGCGAACCCAACTTCATTGAAGATCTAATCAAAGCTCCCCTCTCCCTGGGGAGAGGGGCCGGGGGTGAGGGGAATCTTCACATCCTCATTGATCGCCTGGCCGTAAACCCCAATGATGATGACACTGTGTATCGCCTGGGCGATTCGGTTCAAACGGCTTTTTACGAAGGACATGACGAGTGCGTGATACATGTCGAAGGACAAAACCCACTGCATTTTTCCGATCGTTTTGAACTGGACGGTATAAAATTCACTGAGCCTTCGGTTAATTTTTTCAGTTTCAATAACCCGTATGGCGCCTGCCGCACCTGCGAGGGGTTTGGTAAAATCCTCGGCATTGACGAAGACCTGGTTATACCCGATAAATCACTTTCGGTTTATGAGGGGGCCGTAGCCCCCTGGCGCAGCGAAGCCATGAGCGAATGGGTAAAACCTTTGCTGAAACACGGTATCAAATTCAATTTTCCGATACACCGGCCCTATAATGAATTAACCAAAAAGGAACAGGAACTTCTTTGGACCGGCAACGAATATTTCGATGGCATTAACGGTTTTTTCAGATACGTTGAATCCAAACTTCATAAAATCCAATACCGGGTTATGCTGTCGCGCTACCGCGGAAGAACCACCTGCCCCGACTGCAAAGGCACCCGCCTTCGCAAAGACGCCCAGTATGTAAAAATTGCCGGCACCTCCATTACCGATCTGGTGCTGATGCCCGTTGAGGATGTTGCCGTTTTTTTTGACAAACTAAAACTCTCAGATTTTGAACAGAAGATTTCGGATAGAATTCTTACTGAAATAAAAACGCGCCTGGACTATTTGGTAAAGGTCGGTCTCGGCTACTTGACGTTAAACCGTTTAAGCTCAACGCTTTCAGGTGGCGAGTACCAACGGATAAAACTGGCCACCTCGCTGGGTAGTGCACTGGTGGGCTCCATGTACATTATGGACGAGCCCAGCATCGGCCTGCACCCGCGCGACACCAGCCGGATGGTAGAAGTACTCAAATCGCTGCGCAACCTGGGCAACACCGTAATTGTGGTTGAACACGAGGAAGAAATCATGCGTGCAGCCGATCAGCTTATTGACATCGGGCCCGATGCAGGTACGCATGGCGGGCAACTCGTTTTTCAGGGATCGCTGAAGGAACTTAATGGAAAAGTGGTCTCGCACACTACCAACTACTTAACCGGAAAAGATAAAATTGAAGTGCCGGCCAGGCGCAGAAAATGGAAAGATTCGATCAGCGTTGTTGGCGCTCGCGAAAATAACCTGAAAAACCTGACGGTAAAATTTCCGCTTGGCGTGCTTACTGTGGTTACCGGTGTAAGCGGTTCCGGTAAATCAACGCTGGTGAAAAAGATACTCTACCCCGCCCTGGGCAGGATGAACGGATCAGTTGCCGAAACACCCGGTAAATACGATAAACTGGAAGGCGATATAACCCGCGTCACCCAGGTTGAATTTGTTGACCAGGACCCGATTGGAAAATCTTCCCGTTCTAATCCCATCTCCTATGTTAAGGCCTACGATGCCATCCGCCAGTTGTATTCGGAGCAACCGTTATCGAAACAGCGTGGCTACAAACCCGCACACTTTTCATTTAACGTAGAGGGTGGCCGGTGCGAAACCTGCGAAGGCGAAGGCGAAATAAAAGTAGAGATGCAGTTCATGGCCGACATTTTTCTGAAATGCGAATCGTGCCAGGGCAAGCGCTTTAAACAGGAAATACTGGAGGTTGATTACAACGGCAAAAGCATAGCCGATGTGCTGGATATGACGGTGGAAGAAGCGCTTGAATTCTTTAAAGACAAAAAGTCGATCCACGAAAAAATTCAGCCGCTCTTCGATGTGGGCATGGGCTATGTAAAACTCGGTCAGTCGTCCAATACGCTGAGCGGTGGCGAGGCGCAGCGCGTAAAGCTGGCTTCTTTTTTAGGCAAAAATTCACCGGACGGCCAGATCCTGTTCATCTTCGATGAACCCACCACCGGCCTCCATTTTCATGACATCGCCAAATTGTTAAAAGCCATCAATGCCCTTGTGGATCAGGGGCACACGGTACTTGTTATTGAGCACAACCTGGAAGTAATAAAATGTGCCGACTGGATTATTGACCTGGGGCCGGAAGGAGGCGAGAAAAAAGGCGGGCACTTGCTGTTTGCCGGAACGCCCGAGGATATGATAAAGAAAGCTAAAGGCAGCTATACCGCTGAATTTTTGCGAAAAAAGATTGGCGGTTGA